A genome region from Aphelocoma coerulescens isolate FSJ_1873_10779 chromosome Z unlocalized genomic scaffold, UR_Acoe_1.0 ChrZ, whole genome shotgun sequence includes the following:
- the IL11RA gene encoding interleukin-11 receptor subunit alpha gives MRSSIPGLGRVMVFLAATLASASFAIPEDWGEEGVQYGQLGTDVNLSCPGVRAGSPVQWRRAGATALPEGSAIQQGSLVLPGASLASMGTYSCHGEDGGLLHTVSLRLGHLPGVPFVSCRASDYENFSCSWTSTVETFLPTRYITTYRKKSLTGEEKRRNRNGHMGLCLQDPSRPGTCTVHRSEFWSSYRLNITEVNPLGFNYRLLDVTMQAIIKPDPPEGLVVEPIPLAPRRLHVSWKYPSSWPKEPHFQLRFRLQYRPIIHRSWSVVETVNLSEVITDAFAGLEHVVQVSAKDFLDAGNWSEWSAEARATPVRDLASTASEETTTDARLESLAEEPSQAPNPEPINHSDPLEKMAVLVSLGIFAFFVLAAVLVITILIWLRVRKHGKDKTKPNFLVAATHLKALPKAQIL, from the exons ATGCGCAGTTCCATCCCAGGCCTGGGCAGGGTGATGGTGTTCCTCGCTGCAACCCTGGCATCAGCCTCCTTTGCCATCCCTGAAGACTGGGGAGAGGAAG GAGTGCAGTatggacagctggggacagacgTGAACCTGTCATGCCCTGGTGTCCGTGCTGG CTCACCAGTGCAGTGGAGACGAGCAGGTgccacagcactgccagagggcTCAGCCATCCAGCAGGGATCCCTGGTGCTGCCAGGTGCCAGCTTGGCCTCCATGGGAACATACAGCTGCCATGGCGAGGACGGCGGCCTCCTGCACACTGTGTCCCTGCGTCTGGGGC ACCTGCCTGGAGTCCCCTTTGTGTCCTGCAGAGCGTCTGACTATGAGAATTTCTCTTGCTCCTGGACCTCCACTGTGGAGACCTTCCTCCCCACCAGATACATCACCACATACAG GAAGAAATCGCTGACAGGCGAAGAAAAGCGGAG GAACAGGAACGGGCACATGGGGCTGTGCCTGCAGGATCCGTCCCGCCCCGGCACCTGCACCGTCCACAGGTCAGAGTTCTGGAGCTCCTACCGCCTGAACATCACCGAGGTGAACCCCCTGGGCTTCAACTACCGCCTCCTTGACGTCACCATGCAGGCCATCA TTAAGCCGGACCCTCCCGAGGGTTTAGTGGTGGAGCCCATCCCCCTGGCCCCACGGCGGCTCCACGTGAGCTGGAAGTACCCTTCCTCCTGGCCCAAGGAACCCCACTTCCAGCTAAGGTTTCGTCTCCAGTACCGACCCATCATCCACCGTTCCTGGTCCGTG GTAGAGACGGTGAATCTGTCTGAGGTTATCACGGATGCCTTCGCTGGGCTGGAGCATGTGGTTCAAGTCAGTGCCAAGGATTTCCTGGATGCAGGGAATTGGAGTGAGTGGAGTGCCGAGGCCCGGGCAACACCAGTCAGAG ACCTGGCCTCCACAGCAAGTGAAGAAACCACTACAGATGCCAGACTGGAGAGCCTGGCTGAGGAGCCCTCCCAGGCTCCCAACCCTGAGCCCATCA ATCACAGTGACCCCTTGGAGAAGATGGCTGTCCTGGTGTCCCTTGGGATCTTTGCCTTCTTTGTCCTGGCTGCTGTTCTTGTCATCACCATCCTCATCTG GCTCCGGGTGAGGAAACATGGCAAGGACAAGACCAAACCCAACTTTCTGGTTGCTGCCACCCACTTGAAGGCACTACCGA AAGCTCAGATCCTGTAG